The following proteins are co-located in the Escherichia fergusonii ATCC 35469 genome:
- the bioH gene encoding pimeloyl-ACP methyl ester esterase BioH yields the protein MNNIWWQTKGQGNVHLVLLHGWGLNAEVWRCIDEELSSHFTLHLVDLPGFGRSRGFGAMSLADMAEVVLRQAPDKAIWLGWSLGGLVASQIALTHPERVQAIVTVASSPCFSARDEWPGIKPDVLAGFQQQLSDDFQRTVERFLALQTMGTETARQDARALKKTVLALPMPKVDVLNGGLEILKTVDLRQPLQNVSMPFLRLYGYLDGLVPRKVVPMLDKLWPHSESYIFAKAAHAPFISHPDEFCHLLVALKQRV from the coding sequence ATGAATAACATCTGGTGGCAGACCAAAGGTCAGGGGAATGTTCATCTTGTGCTGCTGCACGGATGGGGACTGAATGCCGAAGTGTGGCGTTGCATTGATGAGGAACTTAGCTCGCATTTTACGCTGCACCTTGTTGATCTGCCCGGCTTCGGGCGCAGCCGGGGATTTGGTGCGATGTCGCTTGCTGATATGGCCGAAGTCGTGCTGCGACAGGCACCTGATAAAGCCATTTGGCTAGGCTGGAGTCTGGGCGGGCTGGTGGCAAGCCAGATTGCGTTAACCCATCCCGAGCGTGTTCAGGCGATAGTCACCGTTGCGTCATCACCGTGTTTTAGTGCTCGTGACGAGTGGCCGGGGATAAAACCGGACGTGCTGGCAGGTTTCCAGCAGCAACTCAGTGATGATTTTCAGCGTACAGTGGAGCGGTTCCTGGCGTTACAAACCATGGGTACTGAAACGGCACGCCAGGATGCGCGAGCGCTGAAGAAAACCGTTCTGGCGCTGCCGATGCCGAAGGTTGACGTGCTCAATGGTGGGCTGGAAATACTGAAAACGGTCGATCTCCGCCAGCCGCTGCAAAACGTGTCCATGCCGTTTTTGCGATTGTATGGCTATCTCGATGGTCTGGTGCCGCGCAAAGTGGTGCCGATGCTGGATAAACTCTGGCCACACAGCGAGTCGTACATCTTCGCCAAAGCGGCCCATGCGCCGTTTATTTCGCATCCGGACGAGTTTTGTCACCTGCTGGTGGCGTTGAAGCAGAGGGTGTAG
- the gntX gene encoding DNA utilization protein GntX, whose product MLTVPGLCWLCRMPLALGHWGICSVCSRATRTDKTLCPQCGLPATHSHLPCGRCLQKPPPWQRLVTVADYAPPLSPLIHQLKFSRRSEIASALSRLLLLEVLHARRTTGLQLPDRIISVPLWQRRHWRRGFNQSDLLCQPLSRWLHCQWDSEAVTRTRATATQHFLSARLRKRNLKNAFRLELPVQGRHMVIVDDVVTTGSTVAEIAQLLLRNGAATVQVWCLCRTL is encoded by the coding sequence ATGCTAACAGTACCGGGATTATGCTGGCTATGCCGAATGCCCCTGGCGTTAGGTCATTGGGGGATTTGTTCGGTATGCTCTCGCGCCACCCGTACAGATAAAACGTTATGCCCACAATGTGGATTACCCGCCACACATTCACATCTTCCCTGCGGTCGTTGCCTGCAAAAACCGCCACCCTGGCAAAGACTGGTCACGGTTGCCGACTATGCGCCGCCATTAAGTCCGCTTATACACCAGCTTAAGTTTTCCCGGCGCAGCGAAATCGCCAGCGCCCTGTCACGTCTGTTACTATTGGAAGTCTTACACGCCCGTCGCACCACCGGCTTGCAACTGCCTGATCGCATCATCAGCGTTCCGTTATGGCAGCGGCGTCACTGGCGTCGGGGATTTAATCAGAGCGATTTGCTGTGTCAACCGTTATCACGCTGGTTGCACTGCCAATGGGATAGCGAAGCCGTCACGCGTACACGGGCCACCGCGACCCAGCATTTTCTCAGCGCCCGGCTGCGCAAGCGCAACCTGAAAAATGCCTTTCGCCTTGAATTGCCTGTGCAAGGTCGCCATATGGTGATTGTGGATGATGTCGTTACCACTGGAAGTACCGTCGCAGAAATTGCGCAGCTGCTTTTACGCAATGGTGCGGCGACAGTCCAGGTCTGGTGCCTTTGTCGAACCTTGTAG
- the malQ gene encoding 4-alpha-glucanotransferase, giving the protein MESKRLDNAALAAGISPNYINAHGKPQSISAETKRRLLDAMHQRTATKVAVTPVPNVMVYTSGKKMPMAVEGSGEYSWLLTTEEGTQFKGHVTGGKAFNLPTKLPEGYHTLTLTQDDQRAHCRVIVAPKRCYEPQALLNKQKLWGACVQLYTLRSEKNWGIGDFGDLKVMLVDVAKRGGAFIGLNPIHALYPANPESASPYSPSSRRWLNVIYIDVNAVEDFHLSEEAQAWWQLPTTQQTLQQARDADWVDYSTVTALKMTALRMAWKGFAQRDDEQMAAFRQFVAEQGDSLFWQAAFDALHAQQVKEDEMRWGWPAWPQAYQNVDSPEVHQFCEEHRDDVDFYLWLQWLAYSQFAACWEISQGHEMPIGLYRDLAVGVAEGGSETWCDRELYCLKASVGAPPDILGPLGQNWGLPPMDPHIITARAYEPFIELLRANMQNCGALRIDHVMSMLRLWWIPYGETADQGAYVHYPVDDLLSILALESKRHRCMVIGEDLGTVPVEIVGKLRSSGVYSYKVLYFENDHEKTFRAPKAYPEQSMAVAATHDLPTLRGYWESGDLTLGKTLGLYPDEVVLRGLYQDRELAKQGLLDALHKHGCLPKRAGHKASLMSMTPMLNRGLQRYIADSNSALLGLQPEDWLDMAEPVNIPGTSYQYKNWRRKLSATLETMFADDGVNKLIKDLDKRRRAIGKKK; this is encoded by the coding sequence ATGGAAAGCAAACGTCTGGATAATGCCGCGCTGGCGGCGGGGATCAGCCCCAATTACATCAATGCCCACGGTAAACCGCAGTCGATTAGCGCCGAAACCAAACGGCGTTTGCTTGACGCGATGCATCAACGTACCGCCACGAAAGTGGCGGTAACGCCAGTCCCGAATGTCATGGTCTATACCAGCGGCAAAAAAATGCCGATGGCGGTGGAGGGCAGCGGCGAATATAGCTGGCTGCTGACCACCGAAGAAGGCACGCAGTTCAAAGGCCATGTAACGGGGGGCAAAGCGTTCAATTTACCGACGAAGTTGCCGGAAGGTTATCACACGTTGACACTCACCCAGGACGACCAGCGCGCGCATTGCCGGGTGATTGTCGCCCCGAAACGCTGTTACGAACCGCAGGCGTTGCTGAATAAACAAAAGCTGTGGGGCGCCTGCGTCCAGCTTTATACGCTGCGATCGGAAAAAAACTGGGGTATTGGGGATTTTGGCGATCTCAAAGTGATGCTGGTGGATGTGGCAAAACGTGGCGGGGCGTTCATCGGTCTGAACCCGATTCATGCGCTCTATCCGGCAAATCCGGAAAGTGCCAGCCCGTATAGTCCGTCTTCTCGTCGCTGGCTAAATGTGATTTATATCGACGTTAACGCCGTCGAAGATTTCCATCTTAGCGAAGAGGCTCAGGCCTGGTGGCAGTTACCGACCACGCAACAGACGCTGCAACAGGCACGGGATGCCGACTGGGTCGATTACTCCACCGTCACTGCGCTGAAAATGACAGCATTGCGGATGGCGTGGAAAGGTTTTGCGCAACGTGATGATGAGCAGATGGCCGCGTTTCGCCAGTTTGTTGCAGAGCAGGGCGACAGCCTGTTCTGGCAGGCGGCGTTTGACGCGTTACATGCCCAGCAAGTGAAAGAAGACGAAATGCGCTGGGGCTGGCCAGCATGGCCGCAGGCGTATCAGAACGTGGATTCACCAGAAGTGCACCAGTTCTGCGAAGAACATCGTGATGACGTCGATTTTTATCTCTGGTTACAGTGGCTGGCTTACAGCCAGTTTGCCGCCTGCTGGGAGATAAGCCAGGGCCATGAAATGCCGATTGGCTTGTATCGTGACCTGGCGGTTGGCGTAGCGGAAGGTGGGTCGGAAACCTGGTGCGACCGGGAGTTGTATTGCCTGAAAGCGTCGGTTGGCGCACCGCCGGATATCCTCGGCCCGCTGGGGCAGAACTGGGGATTGCCGCCGATGGATCCGCATATCATCACCGCGCGTGCCTATGAACCGTTTATCGAGCTGTTGCGTGCCAATATGCAAAACTGTGGCGCGTTGCGAATTGACCATGTGATGTCGATGCTGCGTTTGTGGTGGATACCGTATGGCGAGACGGCAGATCAGGGCGCGTATGTTCACTATCCAGTGGATGATCTGCTCTCTATTCTGGCACTCGAAAGTAAGCGCCATCGTTGCATGGTAATTGGCGAAGATCTCGGCACTGTACCAGTAGAGATTGTCGGTAAACTGCGCAGCTCCGGTGTGTACTCCTACAAAGTGCTCTATTTCGAAAACGACCACGAGAAGACCTTCCGTGCGCCGAAAGCGTATCCGGAGCAGTCAATGGCGGTTGCGGCGACACACGACCTGCCAACGCTGCGCGGTTACTGGGAAAGCGGAGATTTAACGCTGGGGAAAACGCTGGGCCTGTACCCGGATGAAGTGGTACTGCGCGGTCTGTATCAGGATCGCGAACTGGCGAAGCAAGGGTTGCTGGATGCACTGCATAAACATGGTTGCCTGCCAAAACGTGCGGGGCATAAGGCATCGTTAATGTCGATGACGCCGATGCTTAATCGTGGTTTGCAACGTTATATCGCTGATAGTAACAGTGCTCTGTTAGGGCTCCAGCCAGAAGACTGGCTGGATATGGCCGAACCGGTGAATATTCCTGGCACCAGCTACCAGTACAAAAACTGGCGACGCAAGCTTTCCGCAACGCTTGAGACGATGTTTGCCGATGATGGCGTGAACAAGTTGATTAAGGATCTGGACAAGCGGCGCAGGGCGATAGGGAAGAAGAAATAG
- the feoC gene encoding [Fe-S]-dependent transcriptional repressor FeoC yields the protein MASLIQVRDLLALRGRMEAAQISQTLNTPQPMINAMLQQLESMGKAVRIQEEPDGCLSGSCKSCPEGKACLREWWALR from the coding sequence ATGGCTTCACTTATTCAGGTGCGTGATTTGCTGGCGTTACGGGGCCGTATGGAAGCGGCCCAGATAAGCCAGACACTGAACACCCCGCAACCCATGATTAACGCCATGCTGCAACAGCTGGAAAGTATGGGCAAAGCCGTGCGAATTCAGGAAGAACCTGACGGCTGCCTCTCTGGCAGTTGTAAAAGCTGCCCGGAAGGCAAAGCCTGTCTGCGTGAGTGGTGGGCGTTACGTTAA
- the feoA gene encoding ferrous iron transporter A translates to MQYTPDTTWKITGFAREISPAYRQKLLSLGMLPGSSFNVVRVAPLGDPIHIETRRVSLVLRKKDLALLEVEAVSC, encoded by the coding sequence ATGCAATACACTCCAGATACTACGTGGAAAATTACCGGCTTTGCCCGTGAAATCAGCCCGGCATATCGCCAAAAACTGCTTTCTCTGGGTATGTTGCCAGGCTCTTCTTTTAATGTGGTGCGCGTTGCTCCACTCGGCGATCCCATTCATATCGAAACCCGTCGTGTAAGCCTGGTATTACGCAAAAAAGATCTGGCCTTATTAGAAGTTGAAGCGGTTTCCTGTTAA
- the nfuA gene encoding Fe-S biogenesis protein NfuA yields the protein MIRISDAAQAHFAKLLANQEEGTQIRVFVINPGTPNAECGVSYCPPDAVEATDTALKFDLLTAYVDELSAPYLEDAEIDFVTDQLGSQLTLKAPNAKMRKVADDAPLMERVEYMLQSQINPQLAGHGGRVSLMEITEDGYAILQFGGGCNGCSMVDVTLKEGIEKQLLNEFPELKGVRDLTEHQRGEHSYY from the coding sequence ATGATCCGTATTTCCGATGCTGCACAAGCGCACTTTGCCAAACTGCTGGCAAATCAGGAAGAAGGGACACAAATCCGCGTATTTGTGATTAACCCTGGCACGCCTAACGCTGAATGTGGTGTTTCTTATTGTCCGCCGGACGCTGTGGAAGCCACCGACACTGCCCTGAAATTTGACCTGCTGACCGCGTATGTTGATGAATTAAGCGCTCCTTACCTGGAAGATGCAGAGATCGACTTTGTTACCGACCAGTTAGGTTCCCAGTTAACGCTGAAAGCCCCGAACGCCAAAATGCGTAAAGTGGCTGACGATGCGCCGCTGATGGAGCGCGTAGAGTATATGCTGCAATCGCAGATCAACCCACAGCTTGCTGGTCACGGTGGTCGCGTTTCGCTGATGGAAATCACCGAAGACGGTTACGCCATTCTGCAATTTGGCGGCGGCTGTAACGGTTGTTCAATGGTCGATGTGACGCTGAAAGAAGGGATCGAGAAGCAGCTGCTGAACGAATTCCCTGAGCTGAAAGGTGTACGCGATCTCACCGAACACCAGCGCGGTGAACACTCTTACTATTAA
- the rpnA gene encoding recombination-promoting nuclease RpnA, producing the protein MSKKQSSTPHDALFKLFLRQPDTARDFLAFHLPAPIHALCDMKTLKLESSSFIDDDLRESYSDVLWSVKTEQGPGYIYCLIEHQSTSNKLIAFRMMRYAIAAMQNHLDAGYKTLPMVVPLLFYHGIESPYPYSLCWLDCFADPKLARQLYASAFPLIDVTVMPDDEIMQHRCMALLELIQKHIRQRDLMGLVEQMACLLSSGYANDRQIKGLFNYILQTGDAVRFNDFIDGVAERSPKHKESLMTIAERLRQEGFQKGIRTNALNIAKTMLDAGVSLEDVLRFTSLTVEDLAEINHQ; encoded by the coding sequence ATGAGCAAAAAGCAGAGTTCCACCCCACATGATGCACTGTTCAAACTCTTTTTACGCCAACCGGACACGGCACGCGATTTTCTTGCGTTCCATTTACCGGCACCTATTCACGCGCTCTGTGATATGAAAACCCTCAAGCTGGAGTCGAGCAGCTTTATTGATGACGATCTGCGTGAAAGCTATTCCGACGTGCTGTGGTCGGTGAAAACTGAACAAGGACCGGGATATATCTATTGTCTGATTGAACATCAAAGCACCTCAAACAAACTGATCGCATTTCGCATGATGCGTTACGCCATTGCCGCAATGCAAAATCACCTGGATGCCGGATACAAAACATTGCCGATGGTGGTGCCATTGTTGTTTTACCACGGCATTGAAAGCCCCTATCCCTATTCACTGTGTTGGCTGGATTGTTTCGCCGATCCCAAACTGGCAAGGCAGCTTTATGCCTCTGCATTTCCGCTGATTGATGTCACTGTCATGCCTGATGATGAAATCATGCAGCACCGGTGCATGGCGCTGCTGGAGCTAATTCAAAAACATATACGTCAACGCGACCTGATGGGGCTGGTAGAGCAAATGGCCTGCTTATTAAGTAGTGGATACGCTAATGACAGACAAATCAAAGGGCTGTTTAATTACATACTACAAACCGGCGATGCGGTACGTTTTAACGATTTTATCGACGGCGTTGCCGAACGTTCACCGAAACACAAGGAGAGTTTAATGACTATTGCGGAAAGATTGCGGCAAGAAGGGTTTCAGAAAGGTATACGTACCAACGCCCTAAATATTGCCAAAACCATGTTGGATGCCGGAGTCTCTCTTGAGGACGTTCTGCGATTTACCAGCCTGACGGTTGAAGACCTTGCTGAAATAAATCATCAATAA
- the feoB gene encoding Fe(2+) transporter permease subunit FeoB, with product MKKLTIGLIGNPNSGKTTLFNQLTGARQRVGNWAGVTVERKEGQFSTTDHQVTLVDLPGTYSLTTISSQTSLDEQIACHYILSGDADLLINVVDASNLERNLYLTLQLLELGIPCIVALNMLDIAEKQNIRIEIDALSARLGCPVIPLVSTRGRGIEALKLAIDRYKANDNVELVHYAQPLLNEADSLAKVMPSDIPLKQRRWLGLQMLEGDIYSRAYAGEASQHLDAALTRLRNEMDDPALHIADARYQCIAAICDVVSNTLTAEPSRFTTAVDKIVLNRFLGLPIFLFVMYLMFLLAINIGGALQPLFDVGSVALFVHGIQWIGYTLHFPDWLTIFLAQGLGGGINTVLPLVPQIGMMYLFLSFLEDSGYMARAAFVMDRLMQALGLPGKSFVPLIVGFGCNVPSVMGARTLDAPRERLMTIMMAPFMSCGARLAIFAVFAAAFFGQNGALAVFSLYVIGIVMAVLTGLMLKYTIMRGEATPFVMELPVYHVPHVKSLIIQTWQRLKGFVLRAGKVIIIVSIFLSAFNSFSLSGKIVDNINDSALASVSRVITPVFKPIGVHEDNWQATVGLFTGAMAKEVVVGTLNTLYTAENIQDEEFNPAEFNLGEELFSAVDETWQSLKDTFSLSVLMNPIEASKGDGEMGTGAMGVMDQKFGSAAAAYSYLIFVLLYVPCISVMGAIARESSRGWMGFSILWGLNIAYSLATLFYQVASYSQHPTYSLVCILAVILFNIVVIGLLRRARSRVDIELLATRKSVSSCCAASTTGDCH from the coding sequence ATGAAAAAATTAACCATTGGCTTAATTGGTAATCCAAATTCTGGCAAGACAACGTTATTTAACCAGCTCACTGGTGCACGTCAGCGTGTAGGTAACTGGGCTGGCGTTACCGTCGAACGTAAAGAAGGGCAATTCTCCACCACCGATCATCAGGTCACGCTGGTGGACCTGCCCGGCACCTATTCTCTGACCACCATCTCATCGCAGACCTCGCTCGATGAGCAAATCGCCTGCCACTATATTTTGAGTGGTGACGCCGATCTGCTGATTAACGTGGTGGATGCGTCTAACCTTGAGCGTAACCTGTACCTGACACTGCAACTGCTGGAACTCGGCATTCCCTGCATCGTGGCGCTGAATATGCTCGACATTGCCGAGAAGCAAAATATTCGCATTGAAATTGATGCGCTGTCGGCACGTCTTGGCTGCCCGGTGATCCCGCTGGTATCAACCCGTGGTCGGGGTATTGAAGCGCTCAAGCTGGCGATTGACCGCTATAAAGCTAACGACAATGTGGAACTGGTGCATTACGCACAGCCGCTGCTCAACGAAGCAGATTCACTGGCAAAAGTGATGCCTTCCGACATCCCGCTGAAACAACGTCGCTGGCTGGGCCTGCAAATGCTGGAAGGCGATATCTACAGCCGCGCTTACGCCGGTGAAGCGTCGCAGCATCTTGATGCCGCCCTTACCCGTCTGCGTAATGAGATGGACGATCCGGCGCTACACATTGCCGATGCGCGTTACCAGTGTATTGCCGCCATTTGCGATGTGGTAAGCAACACCCTGACGGCAGAACCCAGCCGTTTCACCACTGCGGTAGATAAAATCGTGCTCAACCGTTTCCTCGGTCTGCCGATTTTCCTCTTTGTGATGTACCTGATGTTCCTGCTCGCTATCAACATCGGCGGGGCGTTACAACCGTTGTTTGACGTTGGTTCCGTAGCACTCTTTGTGCATGGTATTCAGTGGATTGGCTACACGCTCCACTTCCCGGACTGGCTGACTATCTTCCTTGCCCAGGGCCTGGGTGGCGGCATTAACACCGTTCTGCCACTGGTGCCGCAGATCGGTATGATGTACCTGTTCCTCTCCTTCCTTGAGGACTCCGGGTATATGGCGCGTGCGGCGTTTGTGATGGACCGCCTGATGCAGGCGCTGGGCTTGCCGGGGAAATCCTTTGTACCGCTGATTGTCGGTTTCGGTTGTAACGTACCGTCGGTAATGGGCGCACGTACGCTTGATGCACCGCGTGAGCGTCTGATGACCATTATGATGGCACCGTTTATGTCCTGCGGCGCGCGTCTGGCTATCTTCGCAGTATTTGCGGCTGCCTTCTTCGGGCAGAATGGCGCACTGGCGGTCTTCTCGCTGTATGTCATCGGTATTGTGATGGCGGTGCTGACTGGCCTGATGCTCAAGTACACCATCATGCGCGGTGAAGCGACGCCGTTTGTCATGGAGCTGCCGGTCTACCATGTACCACACGTTAAAAGCCTGATTATCCAGACCTGGCAGCGTCTGAAAGGCTTCGTTCTGCGTGCGGGTAAAGTGATTATCATCGTCAGCATTTTCCTGAGCGCATTCAACAGCTTCTCGCTGAGCGGGAAAATCGTCGATAACATCAACGACTCGGCACTGGCTTCCGTCAGCCGGGTGATCACCCCGGTCTTCAAGCCGATTGGCGTACATGAAGATAACTGGCAGGCAACTGTTGGCCTGTTTACAGGCGCAATGGCGAAAGAAGTGGTGGTGGGTACGCTCAACACCCTCTACACCGCAGAAAATATTCAGGACGAAGAGTTCAATCCGGCGGAATTTAACCTCGGTGAAGAGCTATTCAGCGCGGTAGATGAAACCTGGCAGAGCCTGAAAGACACCTTCAGTCTTAGCGTACTGATGAACCCCATTGAAGCGAGCAAAGGCGACGGTGAAATGGGTACCGGAGCGATGGGCGTGATGGATCAGAAATTTGGAAGCGCAGCAGCTGCTTACAGCTACCTGATTTTCGTTCTGCTGTATGTACCGTGTATCTCGGTGATGGGCGCTATCGCGCGTGAATCCAGCCGTGGCTGGATGGGCTTCTCCATCCTGTGGGGGCTAAATATCGCTTACTCGTTGGCAACATTGTTCTACCAGGTCGCCAGCTACAGCCAGCATCCAACCTACAGCCTGGTATGCATTCTGGCGGTTATCCTGTTTAACATCGTGGTTATCGGTTTGCTGCGTCGCGCGCGTAGCCGGGTCGATATCGAACTGCTGGCAACACGCAAATCGGTAAGCAGTTGCTGTGCAGCCAGCACCACTGGCGATTGCCACTAA
- the gntT gene encoding gluconate transporter, producing the protein MPLVIVAIGVILLLLLMIRFKMNGFIALVLVALAVGLMQGMPLDKVIGSIKAGVGGTLGSLALIMGFGAMLGKMLADCGGAQRIATTLIAKFGKKHIQWAVVLTGFTVGFALFYEVGFVLMLPLVFTIAASANIPLLYVGVPMAAALSVTHGFLPPHPGPTAIATIFNADMGKTLLYGTILAIPTVILAGPVYARVLKGIDKPIPEGLYSAKTFSEEEMPSFGVSVWTSLVPVVLMAMRAIAEMILPKGHAFLPVAEFLGDPVMATLIAVLIAMFTFGLNRGRSMDQINDTLVSSIKIIAMMLLIIGGGGAFKQVLVDSGVDKYIASMMHETNISPLLMAWSIAAVLRIALGSATVAAITAGGIAAPLIATTGVSPELMVIAVGSGSVIFSHVNDPGFWLFKEYFNLTIGETIKSWSMLETIISVCGLVGCLLLNMVI; encoded by the coding sequence ATGCCATTAGTCATTGTTGCTATCGGTGTAATCTTGTTATTACTCCTGATGATCCGCTTCAAAATGAACGGCTTCATCGCTCTCGTCCTGGTGGCGCTTGCTGTTGGATTAATGCAGGGAATGCCACTGGATAAAGTTATTGGCTCCATCAAAGCTGGTGTCGGTGGTACGCTCGGCAGCCTTGCCCTGATCATGGGTTTTGGCGCGATGCTGGGCAAAATGCTGGCAGACTGCGGTGGTGCACAACGTATCGCCACCACGCTGATTGCCAAATTTGGTAAAAAACACATCCAGTGGGCGGTGGTCCTGACCGGTTTTACCGTTGGTTTTGCCCTGTTCTATGAAGTGGGTTTCGTGCTGATGCTGCCGCTGGTGTTTACCATCGCGGCTTCCGCGAATATTCCACTGCTGTATGTTGGTGTACCAATGGCGGCTGCACTCTCTGTGACCCACGGCTTCCTGCCACCGCATCCGGGTCCGACTGCGATTGCCACCATTTTCAATGCCGATATGGGTAAGACCCTGCTGTACGGAACTATTCTGGCAATCCCGACCGTTATTCTCGCGGGTCCGGTTTACGCTCGCGTGCTGAAAGGTATCGATAAGCCAATCCCGGAAGGTCTGTACAGCGCGAAAACCTTCAGCGAAGAAGAGATGCCAAGCTTTGGCGTCAGCGTCTGGACTTCTCTGGTGCCGGTTGTGCTGATGGCGATGCGTGCAATTGCCGAAATGATCCTGCCGAAAGGTCACGCTTTCCTGCCGGTGGCGGAGTTCCTCGGTGACCCGGTAATGGCAACGCTGATTGCCGTGCTGATTGCGATGTTCACCTTTGGTCTGAACCGTGGTCGTTCAATGGATCAGATTAACGACACGCTGGTTTCTTCCATCAAAATCATCGCGATGATGCTGTTGATCATCGGTGGTGGCGGTGCGTTCAAGCAGGTGCTGGTAGACAGCGGCGTGGACAAATACATTGCTTCCATGATGCACGAAACCAATATTTCTCCGCTGCTGATGGCCTGGTCGATTGCTGCCGTACTGCGTATCGCGCTGGGTTCTGCAACCGTTGCGGCAATCACTGCGGGGGGTATCGCGGCACCACTAATTGCAACGACGGGTGTTAGCCCGGAACTGATGGTTATTGCGGTTGGTTCCGGTAGTGTGATTTTCTCTCACGTGAACGATCCGGGCTTCTGGCTGTTCAAAGAGTACTTTAACCTGACTATCGGCGAGACCATCAAGTCCTGGTCGATGCTGGAAACCATTATCTCGGTGTGCGGTCTGGTAGGCTGTCTGCTGCTGAATATGGTGATTTGA